From the bacterium genome, one window contains:
- a CDS encoding GxxExxY protein produces MKWNDSEYRSITDKIIKAFYKIHNQLGPGLLEQAYHRALFIELSKELKVASEKEFSVMYENQEVSKYIPDLLIEEKIIVEVKAVKELNEEHKAQLISQLRVSETLIGFLVNFAKKNLEFKRFDNFYQIERKGLSLEEKGFFKLTGMEREC; encoded by the coding sequence ATGAAATGGAATGATTCTGAGTATAGGAGTATTACCGATAAAATTATTAAGGCTTTTTATAAAATACATAACCAGTTAGGTCCGGGATTATTAGAACAAGCATACCACAGAGCTCTGTTTATTGAGTTAAGTAAAGAATTAAAGGTTGCTTCTGAGAAAGAGTTTTCTGTTATGTACGAAAATCAGGAAGTCAGTAAATATATACCCGACTTGTTAATAGAAGAAAAGATTATAGTTGAAGTTAAAGCAGTAAAAGAGTTGAATGAAGAGCATAAAGCTCAATTAATATCACAATTGAGGGTAAGTGAAACTCTGATTGGATTTTTAGTGAATTTTGCTAAGAAAAATTTGGAATTTAAAAGATTTGACAACTTTTATCAGATTGAAAGAAAAGGTTTAAGTTTAGAAGAAAAGGGATTTTTTAAGTTAACAGGGATGGAAAGAGAATGTTAA
- a CDS encoding ABC transporter substrate-binding protein, which translates to MKKIILLIAIVFLCFIGTTKAQDAQNTVTVTDMAGREVSFRQPVKRIILIFGKEIYEFSSLLGDEIEDKLVAWGPALKTSDNDAYITFIKRFPRLQKIPFLGSYHKGTLNMEQILALKPDLVIAEVSMTWRADVINQVEKAKLPYLVLDMASDPFQGKVQSKSLLLLGKVLGKEEKAKEITDFADSHIDTIFSRLSRIKSPVPSVYIEEATSVEFYGNTHGYDKNRKLLTWGAVFGQVRCNNIAVNKICYMGQINPEYLLKADPDVIILIGSSGNLDFPTSIRLGYNVSKSEALSRLQDFTKRPGWENLQAVKNHRIYALSHEFIQHNMGFVGLEQIVKWLYPDEFKDINPEEDLQEFHNKFMPVPYNGVWMIGLEDK; encoded by the coding sequence ATGAAAAAGATAATATTATTAATCGCCATAGTTTTTTTATGTTTTATCGGGACAACTAAAGCTCAGGATGCTCAAAATACGGTAACCGTTACTGATATGGCAGGAAGAGAAGTATCATTCAGGCAGCCAGTAAAACGAATTATATTAATTTTTGGCAAAGAGATTTATGAATTCTCTTCACTGCTTGGAGATGAAATAGAAGACAAGCTTGTAGCCTGGGGCCCGGCTCTAAAGACATCAGATAATGATGCGTATATAACGTTTATTAAAAGGTTTCCTCGTTTGCAAAAAATACCTTTTTTAGGAAGTTATCATAAAGGGACATTAAATATGGAACAAATTTTAGCATTAAAACCAGATTTGGTTATTGCTGAAGTATCTATGACTTGGAGGGCGGATGTTATAAACCAGGTGGAAAAAGCAAAATTGCCTTATCTTGTTCTTGATATGGCCAGCGATCCCTTTCAAGGAAAAGTTCAAAGTAAAAGTTTACTCCTCTTAGGAAAGGTTTTAGGGAAAGAAGAAAAGGCGAAAGAAATAACAGATTTTGCGGATTCCCATATTGATACAATTTTTTCCCGTCTTTCAAGAATTAAATCACCAGTACCATCGGTATACATTGAAGAAGCGACTTCAGTAGAATTTTATGGAAATACTCATGGTTATGACAAAAACAGAAAATTGTTAACATGGGGGGCAGTATTTGGACAAGTCAGGTGTAATAATATTGCCGTAAATAAAATATGTTATATGGGACAGATAAACCCGGAATATTTATTGAAAGCGGACCCGGATGTAATTATTCTCATAGGTAGTAGTGGTAATTTAGATTTCCCTACTTCAATACGACTTGGTTATAATGTTAGCAAGTCAGAGGCATTATCAAGATTACAGGATTTTACTAAGCGTCCCGGATGGGAAAATCTCCAGGCAGTTAAAAATCATCGTATATACGCTTTATCCCATGAATTTATCCAACACAATATGGGTTTTGTTGGTCTGGAACAAATCGTAAAATGGCTATATCCCGATGAATTTAAGGATATTAATCCGGAAGAGGATTTGCAGGAATTTCATAATAAATTTATGCCTGTTCCATACAATGGAGTATGGATGATAGGGTTGGAGGATAAATGA
- a CDS encoding ABC transporter substrate-binding protein, which produces MNNWVFRNLRIFSSFGFGYLDLLLVTIVLLCSTGTIKAQKLKSDSNIVTVTDIAGRTVSFKQPIKRIVLIFGKEIYDLSSLLGDEIEDKLVGWGPALKTSDNGAYIKFIERFPRLQKTSFLGSYHNGTLTMEQLLALKPDLVITGSGPRNTIEQIEKTKLPYLVLGLGDLFKGKVQNLGIAHKSLLILGKVLGKEQKAKEITDFVDSHMDTIFSRLSRIKSPVPSVYLENATSAEVYGGTEVYRYGNAGGFDKLSYWSTMLEQVRCNNIAANTSSEDKSYFAYMGQINPEYLLKADPDVIILVGTSGFLNFPTSIRVGYDVSKSEALSSLEAFTKRPGWENLKAVKNCRVYALSFEFLTHSMGFVGLEQIAKWLYPNEFKDIDPEEDLREFHKRFMPIEYSGVWMIGLEDK; this is translated from the coding sequence ATGAACAATTGGGTATTTAGAAATTTAAGAATTTTTTCGTCATTCGGGTTTGGGTATTTGGATTTACTCTTAGTTACTATAGTCCTTTTATGTTCTACAGGAACAATTAAAGCTCAGAAACTAAAAAGTGATTCAAACATAGTAACTGTCACTGATATAGCAGGAAGAACCGTATCTTTCAAACAACCAATAAAACGAATTGTATTAATTTTTGGCAAAGAAATTTATGATTTGTCCTCACTGCTTGGAGATGAAATAGAAGATAAACTTGTAGGATGGGGACCGGCTTTAAAGACATCAGATAACGGTGCTTATATAAAATTTATTGAAAGGTTTCCTCGTTTGCAAAAAACATCTTTTTTAGGGAGTTATCATAACGGGACATTAACTATGGAACAACTTTTAGCATTAAAACCAGATTTAGTTATTACTGGGTCTGGACCTCGGAATACTATAGAACAGATAGAAAAGACAAAATTACCTTATCTTGTCCTTGGTCTTGGTGACTTGTTCAAAGGAAAAGTTCAAAATTTAGGCATTGCCCATAAAAGTTTACTTATTTTAGGCAAAGTTTTAGGTAAAGAACAAAAAGCGAAAGAAATAACAGATTTTGTGGATTCTCATATGGATACAATTTTTTCCCGTCTTTCAAGAATTAAATCGCCAGTACCATCAGTATATCTTGAAAATGCGACTTCGGCGGAAGTTTACGGAGGCACGGAAGTTTATAGATATGGAAACGCTGGCGGTTTTGACAAATTGTCATATTGGAGCACAATGTTGGAACAAGTCAGATGTAATAATATTGCCGCAAATACAAGCAGTGAAGATAAGTCATATTTTGCTTATATGGGACAGATAAACCCGGAATATCTATTGAAAGCAGACCCGGATGTAATTATCCTCGTAGGTACTAGTGGTTTTTTAAATTTCCCTACTTCAATAAGGGTCGGTTATGATGTTAGCAAATCAGAAGCATTATCAAGCTTGGAAGCTTTCACCAAGCGTCCAGGGTGGGAAAATCTTAAGGCGGTTAAAAATTGCCGTGTATATGCTCTATCCTTTGAATTTCTAACCCATAGTATGGGATTTGTGGGGTTAGAACAAATCGCAAAGTGGCTTTACCCCAACGAATTCAAAGATATTGACCCGGAAGAAGATTTACGGGAATTTCATAAGCGCTTTATGCCGATAGAATATAGCGGTGTATGGATGATAGGATTGGAGGACAAATGA
- a CDS encoding LUD domain-containing protein, whose amino-acid sequence MSKKINDKTGKTNNKLNIKRSSSFKILDERTRSQLKASVEIYQKRFRELISVPDMEKIKGNASKIREEDLKRAPELWDSAISRLKGNGVDIHYANNNKEAIRILNGLLRDKNHIVKSKSNLLNEIGLQNISGKKIVETDIGDWLVQEMGTVRIHPNAPAMGLTLKEISVFLRKKYKLKIKETAEVITKEISKIIRNEIFCAEVGLTGANFVTSEGHIVIVENEGNISLVTRVPKIHIAVVAYHRIVETLEKAVYLSKCLSMFGTGKRSTAYINIISSPSYTTDIEKRVIHNAQGAEEVHLVIVDNNRSNLLKNDKLRQALNCIGCGACMLHCPVSKVAGPNFGGSYQGGIGIVFSHSICKENVNIANGLFACLNCEMCEEICPVGAKIGSNIRNIRGVTKSKIGQNVLKKILKNRQYSYNK is encoded by the coding sequence ATGAGCAAAAAGATAAATGATAAAACCGGAAAGACAAATAATAAATTAAACATAAAAAGGTCATCGTCTTTTAAAATTCTGGATGAGAGAACAAGATCGCAATTAAAGGCTTCTGTTGAAATCTACCAAAAACGATTTAGGGAGCTTATCTCTGTGCCTGATATGGAAAAGATTAAGGGAAATGCTTCAAAAATAAGGGAAGAAGACTTAAAAAGAGCTCCCGAATTGTGGGACTCTGCAATATCAAGACTTAAAGGAAATGGAGTTGATATACATTATGCCAATAACAATAAAGAAGCAATAAGAATTCTTAACGGGTTACTTCGGGACAAAAATCATATTGTAAAATCAAAATCTAATTTACTTAACGAAATAGGACTTCAAAATATCTCAGGCAAGAAAATCGTTGAAACCGATATCGGAGATTGGCTTGTTCAAGAAATGGGTACAGTTCGTATTCACCCTAATGCTCCCGCAATGGGACTAACGCTAAAAGAAATATCTGTTTTTTTGAGAAAAAAGTATAAACTAAAAATCAAAGAAACAGCTGAAGTAATAACAAAAGAGATTTCCAAAATAATACGAAATGAAATATTTTGTGCAGAAGTAGGGCTAACCGGGGCAAACTTTGTGACCTCCGAAGGACATATTGTAATAGTTGAAAACGAGGGAAATATTTCACTCGTAACAAGAGTCCCAAAAATTCATATCGCTGTGGTAGCTTATCATAGGATAGTTGAAACTTTAGAAAAAGCAGTTTATTTATCAAAGTGTCTTTCAATGTTTGGCACAGGTAAACGCTCAACGGCTTATATTAATATAATTTCCTCGCCAAGTTACACGACTGACATCGAAAAAAGGGTAATCCATAATGCGCAGGGCGCAGAGGAAGTGCACCTTGTAATTGTTGATAATAATAGGAGTAACCTGCTAAAAAATGATAAATTAAGACAGGCATTGAATTGTATAGGTTGCGGAGCATGTATGCTGCATTGCCCGGTTTCTAAAGTTGCCGGTCCGAATTTTGGAGGAAGTTACCAAGGGGGAATTGGTATAGTTTTTTCTCATTCTATCTGTAAGGAAAATGTTAATATTGCTAATGGTCTCTTTGCTTGTTTAAATTGCGAAATGTGCGAGGAAATATGTCCTGTCGGTGCCAAAATTGGCAGTAATATAAGAAATATACGCGGGGTTACAAAATCAAAAATAGGACAAAATGTTTTGAAAAAAATTCTAAAAAACAGGCAATATTCATATAATAAATAA
- a CDS encoding T9SS type A sorting domain-containing protein — protein MSHNSIFRITSLKLLLLTGILITSNAIACAPDTLWTRTFGGTNYDFGKSIQETFDSGFIVVGSTVSFATRGGYDFYLIRTNSSGDTLWTRTFGEEGNDWGNSVQETSDSGFVIAGTICPNSTDIYFVKTNSSGDSIWAKIFGHAGNYFDYGYSVQKTSDNGFIISGEEGNSNIYLIRTNSSGTAVWLKTFGENNSDFGNSVQETSDGGFIITGGTTSSGTSKGDVYLTKVTSSGDVVWTKTFGGTKNDGGCSVRQTKDGGFIITGSTSSFGAGGSDVYLIKTDSSGNTLWTRTFGGTGNDFSNSIQQTKDGGFIIAGSTNSFGAGGYDVYVIRTDSSGSTLWTKTFGGNDDDKGYSIQQTSDGGFIVAGETYSFGAGNNDVYLIRLDKETGVEEKSNIKYQKINIQIGRNPFRTSTIIHYATPPNSDSRLSAVGGNTKLTIYDISGRCIKTLVNEQKPAGTYTAILNAKELKAGIYFAELKTGNYNVTKKLILMK, from the coding sequence ATGAGTCATAACTCTATTTTTCGTATTACAAGTCTCAAACTTTTATTACTTACAGGAATATTAATTACAAGCAACGCAATCGCATGTGCACCGGATACCCTGTGGACAAGAACTTTCGGTGGAACTAACTATGATTTTGGTAAATCAATCCAGGAAACTTTCGACAGCGGTTTTATAGTTGTTGGTTCTACGGTCTCTTTTGCAACAAGAGGTGGTTACGATTTTTATCTTATCAGGACAAATTCTTCAGGTGATACGTTGTGGACAAGGACTTTCGGTGAAGAAGGTAACGATTGGGGCAACTCAGTCCAAGAAACCTCTGATAGTGGTTTTGTTATTGCAGGAACTATATGTCCTAATTCTACAGATATTTATTTTGTCAAGACAAATTCTTCTGGCGATTCTATCTGGGCTAAAATTTTCGGTCATGCCGGTAACTATTTCGATTATGGTTATTCTGTTCAAAAAACTTCCGATAACGGTTTTATTATTTCAGGAGAAGAAGGTAACAGTAATATCTACTTAATAAGAACGAATTCTTCAGGTACTGCTGTCTGGCTTAAAACTTTCGGAGAGAATAACAGTGATTTTGGAAATTCAGTTCAGGAAACTTCTGATGGCGGTTTTATAATTACTGGCGGGACAACCTCATCCGGAACAAGCAAAGGCGACGTTTATCTTACAAAAGTAACTTCTTCGGGAGATGTAGTTTGGACAAAAACTTTCGGCGGGACTAAGAATGATGGAGGATGTTCCGTTCGGCAAACTAAAGACGGCGGGTTTATTATTACAGGTTCTACAAGCTCTTTTGGAGCGGGTGGCTCTGACGTCTATCTGATTAAGACAGATTCTTCAGGTAATACACTCTGGACAAGAACTTTTGGTGGGACAGGTAATGATTTTAGCAATTCAATCCAACAAACCAAAGACGGTGGTTTTATTATTGCAGGTTCTACAAACTCTTTCGGGGCAGGTGGTTATGATGTTTATGTTATCAGGACAGATTCTTCGGGGAGCACTCTTTGGACGAAAACTTTCGGCGGAAATGACGATGATAAGGGATATTCTATTCAACAGACTTCTGATGGCGGCTTTATTGTTGCAGGTGAAACGTACTCATTCGGAGCAGGCAACAATGATGTCTATCTCATCCGGTTAGATAAAGAAACAGGGGTAGAAGAAAAATCAAATATCAAATATCAAAAAATAAATATACAAATAGGACGAAACCCGTTTCGCACAAGCACGATTATTCATTATGCTACACCTCCAAATTCCGATTCACGCCTGTCCGCCGTAGGCGGAAATACCAAATTAACGATTTACGACATTTCCGGCAGGTGTATAAAAACTCTTGTCAACGAACAAAAACCAGCAGGCACTTATACCGCAATCCTTAATGCAAAAGAGCTAAAAGCAGGAATTTATTTTGCGGAACTGAAAACAGGGAACTATAATGTAACAAAAAAGTTAATTTTGATGAAATAA
- a CDS encoding sulfite exporter TauE/SafE family protein, whose amino-acid sequence MEYIVIGIAAVIVSGLSLFSGFGLGTVLTPLFVIFFPIEIAVGMTALVHFSNGIFKLILMGKNADKATVLRFGIPAILSAFVGAYLLGLLSGMQPLTSYDLAGRHCTITTIKLVIAVIMSVFSVIELIPRLNNINIERKYLPIGGLLSGFFGGLSGNQGALRSTFLLHAGLDKKAFVGTGVVIACIVDITRISVYAYTILVAKKTNPIEGHIPLLIVACLSAFIGAYVGKRLLKKVTIRTVQLIVAIMMFLIAIGLGSGLI is encoded by the coding sequence ATGGAATATATAGTAATAGGTATAGCGGCTGTCATTGTATCCGGACTTTCGCTCTTTTCTGGTTTTGGGTTAGGAACAGTACTTACGCCTCTTTTTGTAATCTTTTTTCCTATAGAGATTGCAGTAGGTATGACGGCACTGGTACATTTTTCCAACGGCATTTTTAAACTTATCCTGATGGGAAAAAATGCCGATAAAGCTACCGTTTTACGGTTTGGAATTCCGGCTATATTGTCTGCTTTTGTCGGAGCATATCTTCTTGGTCTTCTTTCCGGTATGCAGCCATTGACTTCCTACGACTTAGCAGGCAGACATTGCACTATTACAACAATAAAACTTGTTATTGCAGTTATAATGAGCGTATTCTCAGTTATTGAACTGATACCAAGACTGAACAATATAAATATAGAACGAAAGTATTTACCGATAGGAGGGCTTTTAAGTGGTTTTTTCGGAGGACTTTCAGGAAATCAGGGAGCTTTACGCAGCACTTTTCTTCTTCACGCTGGGTTAGATAAAAAAGCTTTTGTCGGGACAGGGGTGGTAATAGCCTGTATCGTTGACATTACACGAATCTCCGTATATGCTTATACGATTCTCGTTGCAAAAAAAACGAATCCCATAGAAGGACATATTCCTTTATTAATAGTTGCCTGTTTATCGGCATTCATTGGTGCTTATGTGGGTAAACGACTTTTGAAAAAAGTTACCATACGCACTGTGCAATTGATTGTAGCAATAATGATGTTCTTGATTGCTATAGGACTTGGAAGTGGGTTAATATAA
- a CDS encoding iron ABC transporter permease — protein sequence MKPIVKSEQVYEKITRKKIFFIILAVLSIVLLFLTDIMTGPAMLPMKDVVIAILQPKNATDFVHTIVWTFRLPIAIMALLIGSTLAIAGAEMQTILNNPLASPYTLGISSAASFGAAIAIILGIGKLPLIGQVGISFSAFIFALLAMLCIYGIAKFRKGTTQILILTGVALSFLFNSAVAFMQYIASEEQLQSIVFWMFGSLQGATWQKLGIISTVMVVGIPFFIINAWKLTALRLGDIRAQSLGINVQSLRLNSLVFVSILTATAVCFTGTIAFIGLVGPHLARFLVGEDQRFFLPMSGLLGAILLSVASILSKLIIHGGMLPIGITTSLFGVPFFIIMILSKKREYW from the coding sequence ATGAAACCTATTGTTAAATCAGAACAGGTCTACGAAAAAATAACCCGTAAGAAAATCTTTTTCATCATTCTGGCAGTTCTTTCAATCGTTCTTTTATTTTTAACCGATATTATGACCGGACCTGCTATGCTTCCTATGAAAGATGTAGTCATAGCTATTTTACAACCTAAAAATGCGACAGATTTTGTCCACACCATAGTATGGACATTTCGGTTACCGATTGCGATTATGGCGCTATTAATTGGTTCTACACTTGCTATAGCAGGAGCAGAAATGCAAACCATTTTAAATAATCCGCTTGCCAGCCCATATACTTTAGGAATTTCATCAGCGGCAAGTTTTGGCGCTGCTATCGCCATAATTTTAGGCATCGGTAAATTACCTTTAATTGGGCAAGTAGGTATAAGTTTCAGCGCCTTTATCTTTGCGCTACTTGCTATGTTATGTATTTACGGGATAGCTAAATTTAGAAAAGGCACGACTCAAATTTTAATTCTCACGGGTGTTGCCCTTTCTTTTTTATTTAATTCTGCTGTTGCCTTTATGCAATATATTGCTTCGGAAGAACAACTACAATCCATAGTATTCTGGATGTTTGGCAGCTTACAGGGAGCCACCTGGCAAAAATTGGGAATTATTTCTACTGTAATGGTTGTAGGCATTCCTTTTTTCATTATAAACGCATGGAAGCTAACTGCTTTGAGACTTGGCGATATCCGCGCACAAAGTTTGGGAATTAATGTTCAGTCACTTCGCCTTAACAGCCTGGTTTTTGTTTCAATTTTAACTGCTACGGCAGTATGTTTTACCGGAACAATAGCTTTTATAGGTCTGGTAGGTCCTCATCTTGCGAGGTTTTTAGTCGGTGAAGACCAGCGGTTTTTTCTTCCTATGTCAGGATTACTTGGAGCTATATTACTTTCAGTGGCATCCATACTCAGTAAGCTTATAATTCATGGCGGTATGTTGCCAATAGGAATTACAACTTCGCTTTTCGGTGTCCCGTTCTTTATTATTATGATATTATCTAAAAAAAGGGAGTACTGGTGA
- a CDS encoding ABC transporter ATP-binding protein, with protein sequence MIIEIRNLSFAYHSKPVLSDINIKLVPGITAILGPNASGKSTLIKCLFGILKSRGEILFDNKHISAFHRNDLSKIISYLPQESPVSAVLTVFEAVLIGRIHQLGWKISRDDVEFVNQLLKEVGLTDIAERMLNELSGGQRQMVFITQTIAKNPQLLLMDEPTSNLDLQHQFQICEWIKSLTVSRDMCTVIALHDINIAARFADRICVLKEGKVFAQGDPASVITSKMIASLYNIEASVKLDEFDKPLVTPLRAIKSK encoded by the coding sequence GTGATTATAGAAATAAGAAACCTATCTTTTGCTTACCATTCAAAGCCTGTCCTGTCAGATATAAATATCAAACTGGTTCCGGGGATAACGGCAATCTTGGGACCAAACGCCTCAGGAAAATCTACGTTAATCAAATGCTTATTCGGCATACTCAAATCGAGAGGGGAAATATTATTTGATAATAAACATATATCTGCGTTTCATCGTAATGACCTCTCAAAAATAATCAGTTACTTGCCCCAGGAATCTCCCGTAAGTGCCGTATTAACTGTATTTGAAGCAGTTCTTATAGGCAGGATACATCAATTAGGATGGAAGATTAGCCGGGATGATGTAGAATTTGTAAACCAGCTTCTGAAAGAAGTGGGACTTACTGATATAGCTGAAAGGATGCTTAATGAGCTTAGCGGCGGGCAAAGACAAATGGTATTCATTACACAAACCATCGCTAAAAATCCACAATTACTACTTATGGATGAACCGACTTCAAATCTGGATTTACAGCACCAATTCCAGATTTGCGAATGGATAAAATCTTTGACTGTTTCACGAGATATGTGCACGGTTATAGCTTTACACGATATTAATATCGCAGCCAGATTTGCCGACAGAATTTGTGTTTTAAAAGAAGGTAAAGTCTTTGCACAAGGAGACCCCGCTTCAGTAATAACATCAAAAATGATTGCTTCTCTTTATAACATTGAAGCATCCGTTAAGTTGGATGAATTTGACAAACCTTTAGTTACACCTCTGCGCGCGATTAAAAGCAAATGA